A region from the Geobacillus vulcani PSS1 genome encodes:
- a CDS encoding glycerophosphodiester phosphodiesterase — MTLIFAHRGAAGTHPENTMAAFIEAEKAGADGIELDVQLTKDGEVVVIHDETVDRTTNGNGWVKDMTYRELRRLNAAAMWDGKHGHCPIPHLEEVLAWLSSTRMVVNIELKNSLIAYEKLEQKTIALVRRYGLEKRTILSSFNHNSMRLCRKLAPEIETALLYIEPLYDPWTYVRAMNADGVHPHHRTVTAEFAAEARRRGVAVRPFTVNKRNVMKTMFAYGVDAVFTDYPSQAKQWKEKTP; from the coding sequence ATGACATTGATTTTTGCCCACCGCGGGGCGGCAGGGACACACCCGGAAAACACGATGGCGGCGTTCATCGAGGCGGAAAAAGCGGGAGCGGACGGCATTGAACTCGATGTGCAGCTCACAAAAGATGGCGAAGTAGTCGTCATTCATGACGAAACGGTCGATCGGACGACAAATGGAAACGGCTGGGTGAAAGACATGACGTACCGAGAGCTTCGCCGTTTGAACGCGGCGGCCATGTGGGACGGCAAGCATGGCCATTGTCCGATTCCGCATCTTGAGGAAGTGCTCGCTTGGTTGTCATCAACACGAATGGTGGTTAACATCGAGCTGAAAAACAGCTTGATCGCTTACGAAAAGCTCGAGCAAAAAACGATCGCCCTCGTGCGCCGCTATGGGCTTGAAAAGCGGACGATTTTGTCATCGTTCAACCATAATAGCATGCGCCTTTGCCGGAAGCTTGCACCGGAAATCGAGACGGCACTCTTGTACATTGAGCCGCTGTATGACCCATGGACGTATGTGCGGGCGATGAACGCCGACGGGGTGCATCCACACCATCGGACGGTGACGGCGGAATTTGCCGCCGAAGCGCGGCGGCGCGGGGTGGCGGTCCGCCCGTTTACGGTGAATAAGCGAAACGTGATGAAAACGATGTTTGCTTATGGCGTTGACGCCGTCTTCACCGACTACCCGAGCCAAGCGAAGCAATGGAAAGAGAAAACGCCTTAA
- a CDS encoding sigma 54-interacting transcriptional regulator — MKKVIIIGADSRGTSLLKLLHGASGFEVVAVVDVDEHAPGLQLAQKWGIAAASDWRPWMAQPLDLIIETTGRADVLEEIRHRAPEGANIVPSAVARMMAELVEEKEALIAELKSEAARRALIFHSSHDGMIVVDEYACITDMNQSAAELLGVDKDEVIGRHILDVLPSSGLPRVLKTRQTEFHQEVELANGKKLITTRIPIIDDNGKLFGALAVFKDITELVALAEEITDLKEVRMMLEAIIHSSEEAISVVDENGNGILINPAYTRLTGLTEEDVIGKPATADIAEGESMHMQVLKTRRPVRGARMKVGPKNRDVIVNVAPIIVDGVLKGSVGVIHDVSEIQRLTAELNRARQIIRTLEAKYSFADIVGESEEMKVAIEQAKLAAKTPATILLRGESGTGKELFAHAIHNASDRKYNKFIRVNCAAIPETLLESELFGYEEGAFSGARRGGKRGLFEEANNGSIFLDEIGELSASTQAKLLRVLQEREIVRVGGTKPIPINVRVIAATNVNLEKAIAEGAFREDLYYRLNRMPIYIPPLRARKEDIPALCRHLIQKLNQDYGRNVEGVTDEAMARLLAYDWPGNVRELENVLGRAMIFMKFHEVMIDATHLPPLAAPSAAPAHRVETEEEIRPLEEMMGQYEAGLIEQALRRHHGNKTAAARALGISVRNLYYKLEKYGLDKNSTQ, encoded by the coding sequence ATGAAGAAAGTGATCATCATTGGCGCTGACTCGCGTGGGACATCGCTGTTGAAGCTGCTCCATGGGGCATCAGGATTCGAAGTCGTGGCGGTCGTGGATGTAGATGAACACGCTCCGGGGTTGCAGCTGGCGCAAAAATGGGGGATTGCCGCCGCGAGCGACTGGCGTCCATGGATGGCCCAACCGCTTGATTTGATCATTGAAACGACAGGCAGGGCGGATGTTCTGGAAGAAATCCGCCACCGGGCGCCCGAGGGGGCGAATATTGTTCCGAGCGCGGTCGCGCGGATGATGGCCGAGCTCGTTGAGGAAAAAGAAGCGCTCATCGCCGAGCTGAAAAGTGAAGCGGCCCGGCGCGCGCTCATCTTTCATTCATCCCATGATGGCATGATTGTCGTAGATGAATATGCTTGCATTACCGATATGAATCAAAGCGCGGCGGAGCTTCTTGGAGTGGACAAAGACGAAGTGATTGGCAGACATATTTTGGATGTTTTGCCGTCAAGCGGCTTACCGCGCGTGCTGAAAACGAGGCAGACCGAATTTCATCAGGAAGTGGAGCTGGCCAATGGAAAAAAATTGATCACCACCCGCATCCCGATCATCGATGACAATGGCAAGCTGTTTGGAGCGCTCGCCGTGTTTAAAGACATTACCGAACTGGTTGCTTTGGCGGAAGAAATTACGGACTTAAAAGAAGTCCGCATGATGCTTGAAGCCATCATCCACTCGTCGGAAGAGGCGATTTCCGTCGTCGATGAAAATGGGAACGGCATTTTGATCAACCCGGCGTATACTCGGCTTACCGGCCTGACAGAGGAAGACGTCATCGGCAAGCCGGCGACGGCCGACATCGCGGAAGGGGAAAGCATGCACATGCAAGTATTGAAAACGCGCCGCCCGGTGCGCGGGGCGCGCATGAAAGTCGGTCCGAAAAATCGGGATGTCATCGTCAATGTCGCGCCGATCATCGTCGATGGCGTATTGAAAGGAAGCGTCGGCGTCATTCATGATGTGTCAGAAATTCAGCGGCTGACGGCGGAGCTCAATCGGGCGCGGCAAATCATCCGTACGCTTGAGGCGAAATATTCATTTGCGGATATTGTCGGTGAGTCAGAGGAGATGAAGGTGGCGATCGAGCAGGCGAAACTGGCGGCGAAAACGCCGGCGACGATTTTGTTGCGCGGGGAATCAGGGACGGGCAAGGAGTTGTTTGCTCACGCCATTCACAACGCGAGCGACCGAAAGTATAACAAGTTTATCCGCGTGAATTGCGCGGCCATTCCGGAAACATTATTAGAAAGCGAACTGTTTGGCTATGAGGAAGGAGCGTTTTCCGGTGCGCGGCGCGGCGGCAAGCGAGGGTTGTTTGAAGAAGCAAACAACGGCAGCATTTTTCTTGACGAAATCGGCGAGCTGTCGGCCAGCACGCAGGCGAAGCTGCTCCGCGTTTTGCAGGAGCGGGAAATCGTTCGCGTCGGCGGGACGAAGCCAATCCCGATCAACGTCCGCGTCATCGCCGCCACGAACGTCAATCTTGAAAAAGCGATTGCCGAAGGTGCATTTCGCGAAGACTTATACTATCGGCTCAATCGGATGCCGATTTATATTCCGCCGCTGCGCGCCCGCAAGGAAGACATTCCAGCGCTTTGCCGGCATTTGATCCAGAAACTGAACCAAGATTACGGGCGCAACGTCGAAGGGGTGACGGATGAAGCGATGGCGAGACTGCTCGCCTACGATTGGCCCGGCAATGTCCGCGAGCTCGAAAACGTGCTCGGGCGGGCGATGATTTTTATGAAATTTCATGAGGTAATGATCGATGCGACGCATTTGCCGCCGCTCGCCGCGCCATCGGCGGCGCCGGCGCATCGAGTGGAAACGGAAGAGGAGATTCGGCCGCTTGAGGAAATGATGGGCCAATACGAAGCGGGCTTGATCGAGCAGGCGCTTCGCCGCCATCACGGCAATAAAACGGCGGCTGCCCGGGCGCTTGGCATTTCGGTGCGCAACTTATATTACAAGCTGGAGAAATACGGACTTGACAAAAATAGCACGCAATAA
- a CDS encoding leucine dehydrogenase, with product MELFKYMEAYDYEQVLFCQDKESGLKAIIAIHDTTLGPALGGTRMWMYNSEEEALEDALRLARGMTYKNAAAGLNLGGGKTVIIGDPRKDKNEAMFRAFGRFIQGLNGRYITAEDVGTTVADMDIIYQETDYVTGISPEFGSSGNPSPATAYGVYRGMKAAAKEAFGSDSLEGKVVAVQGVGNVAYHLCRHLHEEGAKLIVTDINKEAVARAVEEFGAKAVDPNDIYGVECDIFAPCALGGIINDQTIPQLKAKVIAGSANNQLKEPRHGDMIHEMGIVYAPDYVINAGGVINVADELYGYNRERAMKKIEQIYDNIEKVFAIAKRDNIPTYVAADRMAEERIETMRKARSQFLQNGHHILSRRRAR from the coding sequence ATGGAATTGTTCAAATATATGGAAGCTTACGATTATGAGCAAGTGCTGTTTTGCCAAGATAAAGAGTCAGGGCTGAAAGCGATCATTGCCATTCATGACACGACGCTCGGCCCGGCGCTCGGCGGGACGCGCATGTGGATGTACAATTCGGAAGAAGAAGCGCTTGAAGACGCCTTGCGCCTCGCCCGCGGCATGACGTACAAAAATGCGGCCGCCGGCCTTAATTTAGGCGGGGGCAAGACGGTCATCATCGGCGACCCGCGCAAAGATAAAAACGAGGCGATGTTCCGCGCGTTCGGCCGGTTCATTCAAGGGCTGAACGGCCGCTACATCACGGCGGAAGACGTCGGCACGACCGTTGCCGATATGGACATCATCTATCAAGAAACCGACTATGTCACCGGCATTTCGCCGGAATTCGGCTCATCCGGCAACCCGTCGCCGGCCACCGCTTACGGTGTCTATCGCGGGATGAAAGCGGCGGCGAAAGAAGCGTTCGGCAGCGATTCGCTCGAAGGAAAAGTCGTCGCCGTCCAAGGAGTCGGCAATGTCGCCTACCATTTATGCCGTCATTTGCACGAAGAAGGAGCGAAACTCATCGTTACCGACATCAACAAGGAAGCGGTGGCGCGCGCAGTCGAGGAATTCGGGGCGAAAGCGGTCGATCCGAACGACATTTACGGTGTGGAGTGCGACATTTTCGCCCCATGCGCGCTCGGCGGCATTATCAACGACCAAACGATTCCGCAGCTGAAAGCGAAGGTGATCGCCGGCTCGGCGAACAACCAGCTGAAAGAGCCGCGCCATGGCGACATGATCCATGAAATGGGCATCGTCTATGCACCGGATTATGTGATCAACGCCGGCGGTGTCATCAATGTCGCGGATGAGCTGTACGGCTACAACCGCGAACGGGCGATGAAAAAAATCGAGCAAATTTATGACAACATCGAAAAAGTGTTCGCGATCGCCAAGCGCGACAACATCCCAACGTATGTGGCCGCCGACCGGATGGCCGAAGAACGGATTGAAACGATGCGCAAAGCGCGCAGCCAATTTTTGCAAAACGGCCATCATATTTTAAGCCGCCGCCGCGCTCGCTGA
- the recN gene encoding DNA repair protein RecN: MLAELSIKNFAIIESLSLSFDKGLTVLTGETGAGKSIIIDAIHLLIGGRGSAEFVRFGAEKAEIEGLFLLDDDRHPCWQKCADVGIDASDGMIVLRRDILANGKSVCRINGKLVTTAVLRDIGTTLVDIHGQHEHQELMDPSRHLPLLDEFGGLEAAEALARYRAVYERYEALGNKLKKLSENEQQMAHRLDLLTFQLREIEQAALEPGEDERLMEEKVHIVNFQKIYTALQKSYEALAGDGRGLDSVGEAMRHLDDVAGMDAALKDAHETTANCYYLLEEVMYKLRDQIEEMEYDPARLDAIESRLAEIGQLKRKYGATIADILHYAETIAEEIETIENRETHVHELKQQLALVTDELLTEAKNVTAVRQTYARRLIERIHQELKDLYMDKTKFDIVFAKREGSLDAPLVDGVPVKFQEDGIDVIEFYISTNVGEPLKPLAKVASGGELSRIMLALKTIFSKHQGVTSIVFDEVDTGVSGRVAQAMAEKIYRIASQSQVLCISHLPQVAAMADTHLLITKETDGERTKTVVRKLDEEEKVKEIGRMISGVEMTELTKRHAKELLELAAKMKH; encoded by the coding sequence ATGCTCGCCGAGCTGTCGATTAAAAATTTCGCCATTATCGAGTCGCTCTCGCTGTCGTTCGACAAAGGGCTGACGGTGTTAACCGGCGAAACGGGAGCCGGCAAATCGATCATCATCGACGCCATTCATTTGTTGATCGGCGGACGCGGCTCCGCTGAATTTGTCCGCTTCGGAGCCGAAAAGGCGGAAATCGAAGGGTTGTTTTTGCTTGATGATGACCGCCATCCGTGTTGGCAAAAATGCGCGGACGTTGGCATCGACGCCAGCGACGGCATGATCGTGTTGCGCCGCGATATTTTAGCCAATGGCAAAAGCGTCTGCCGCATTAACGGCAAGCTCGTCACCACGGCGGTGTTGCGCGACATCGGGACGACGCTTGTTGATATTCACGGCCAGCATGAACATCAAGAACTGATGGATCCGTCCCGTCATCTGCCGCTTTTAGACGAGTTCGGCGGCCTAGAGGCGGCAGAGGCGCTTGCCCGCTACCGCGCCGTTTATGAGCGGTATGAGGCGCTCGGAAACAAATTAAAAAAGCTGAGTGAAAATGAGCAGCAAATGGCGCATCGGCTTGATTTGCTGACGTTTCAGTTGCGCGAAATCGAGCAGGCGGCACTCGAGCCGGGCGAGGACGAGCGGTTGATGGAAGAAAAAGTGCACATTGTCAATTTTCAAAAAATTTACACCGCGCTGCAGAAAAGCTATGAGGCGCTGGCCGGCGATGGGCGCGGACTTGATTCCGTCGGGGAGGCGATGCGCCATCTCGATGACGTTGCGGGCATGGACGCAGCGCTCAAAGACGCGCATGAAACGACGGCGAACTGCTACTATTTGCTCGAGGAAGTCATGTATAAGCTGCGCGATCAAATTGAGGAGATGGAGTACGACCCAGCGCGGCTCGATGCCATTGAAAGCCGCCTCGCGGAAATCGGACAGCTCAAACGGAAATACGGGGCGACGATCGCCGATATTTTGCACTATGCCGAGACGATCGCCGAGGAAATCGAGACAATCGAAAATCGCGAAACGCATGTGCATGAACTTAAGCAGCAGCTCGCTTTGGTGACGGACGAGTTGCTCACAGAGGCGAAAAACGTCACCGCTGTTCGGCAAACGTATGCCCGGCGCTTGATCGAGCGCATTCATCAAGAACTGAAAGACTTATACATGGACAAAACGAAATTTGACATCGTATTTGCCAAGCGCGAGGGATCGCTTGACGCCCCGTTGGTCGACGGCGTGCCGGTTAAATTTCAGGAAGACGGCATCGATGTCATCGAGTTTTACATTTCGACGAATGTCGGCGAGCCGTTGAAGCCGCTTGCCAAAGTTGCTTCCGGTGGTGAGCTGTCGCGCATTATGCTGGCGTTGAAAACGATTTTTTCCAAACATCAAGGAGTGACGTCGATTGTTTTTGATGAGGTCGACACCGGCGTCAGCGGACGCGTTGCCCAGGCGATGGCGGAAAAAATTTACCGCATCGCCAGCCAGTCGCAAGTGCTTTGCATTTCCCATCTGCCGCAAGTCGCCGCGATGGCGGACACGCACTTGTTGATCACCAAAGAGACGGACGGAGAGCGAACAAAAACGGTCGTGAGAAAACTCGATGAAGAGGAGAAAGTGAAGGAAATCGGGCGGATGATTTCCGGTGTTGAGATGACGGAATTGACGAAACGTCATGCGAAAGAATTGTTGGAGCTGGCGGCGAAAATGAAACATTGA
- the spo0A gene encoding sporulation transcription factor Spo0A, whose translation MLHSKNKWGRTIVLSIKVCIADDNRELVTLLDEYISSQPDMEVVGMAYNGQDCLHMLEEKRPDILLLDIIMPHLDGLAVLEKVRAGYEHQPSVIMLTAFGQEDVTKKAVELGASYFILKPFDMENLVHHIRQIHGKTTPIIKKPAASAYQARDNKPKNLDASITSIIHEIGVPAHIKGYLYLREAIAMVYHDIELLGSITKVLYPDIAKKYNTTASRVERAIRHAIEVAWSRGNLESISSLFGYTVSVSKAKPTNSEFIAMVADKLRLEHKAS comes from the coding sequence ATGTTACATAGCAAGAACAAGTGGGGGAGGACGATCGTTTTGAGCATTAAGGTGTGCATTGCCGATGATAACCGCGAATTGGTGACATTGCTTGACGAATACATCTCGAGCCAGCCGGACATGGAAGTAGTTGGCATGGCGTATAACGGCCAAGACTGCCTTCATATGCTTGAGGAAAAGCGGCCGGATATTTTGCTTCTGGACATCATTATGCCGCACTTGGATGGGTTGGCTGTGCTTGAGAAAGTCCGCGCAGGTTATGAGCATCAGCCGAGCGTCATTATGTTGACGGCGTTCGGCCAGGAGGATGTCACGAAAAAGGCGGTGGAACTTGGCGCTTCCTATTTTATTTTAAAACCGTTCGACATGGAGAATTTGGTCCATCATATTCGGCAAATTCATGGCAAAACGACGCCGATCATCAAAAAACCGGCGGCTTCCGCCTATCAAGCGCGCGATAACAAGCCGAAAAACTTGGATGCGAGCATTACGAGCATCATTCATGAAATCGGTGTCCCGGCGCATATTAAAGGCTATTTGTATTTGCGTGAAGCGATCGCGATGGTGTATCACGATATCGAACTGCTTGGCTCCATTACGAAAGTGTTGTATCCGGACATCGCCAAAAAATACAATACGACGGCCAGCCGCGTCGAGCGCGCCATTCGCCATGCGATCGAAGTCGCTTGGAGCCGCGGCAACCTCGAATCGATTTCCTCGTTGTTCGGCTATACGGTGAGCGTCTCGAAGGCGAAGCCGACCAACTCTGAATTCATTGCCATGGTGGCCGATAAGTTGCGGCTCGAGCATAAAGCGTCGTAA
- the yqiS gene encoding phosphate butyryltransferase has translation MKLESLVEEARQGQGRTVAVAAAEDEEVIEAVAMALEHRLGRFVLYGDRERLGRLLKEKGCTRFSDVDVVHANSTGQAAELAVRAVHLNEADALMKGHVPTATLLKAVLNKEYGLRTGKVLSHVAVFEVPAFDRLVIVTDAAMNIAPDLEQKVQIVNNAVIIARSIGIERPKVAALAAVETVNPAMPATVDAAALAMMQKRGQIEHCLLDGPLALDNAVSMAAAKHKRIESQVAGQADILLVPDIESGNMLYKSLVYFAKAKVGAVIAGAKAPIVLTSRADSAESKLYSLALAICSAAK, from the coding sequence ATGAAGCTTGAATCGTTAGTGGAAGAAGCAAGACAAGGCCAAGGCCGGACGGTGGCCGTGGCGGCGGCGGAAGATGAAGAAGTGATCGAAGCGGTGGCGATGGCGCTTGAACACCGTCTCGGACGCTTTGTGCTCTATGGCGATCGGGAGCGGCTCGGACGGCTGTTGAAGGAAAAAGGATGCACCCGCTTTTCCGACGTCGATGTCGTTCATGCGAATTCGACCGGGCAAGCCGCGGAGCTCGCCGTGCGCGCCGTCCATTTGAACGAGGCGGATGCGTTGATGAAAGGGCATGTGCCGACAGCAACGCTGCTGAAAGCCGTCTTGAACAAAGAGTACGGGCTGCGCACCGGAAAGGTGTTGTCCCATGTCGCGGTGTTTGAAGTGCCGGCGTTTGACCGGCTTGTCATCGTCACCGATGCGGCGATGAACATCGCTCCGGATTTGGAACAAAAGGTGCAAATTGTGAACAATGCCGTCATCATCGCGCGTTCCATCGGCATCGAGCGCCCGAAAGTCGCGGCGCTGGCGGCGGTGGAGACGGTCAATCCCGCTATGCCGGCGACTGTCGACGCAGCCGCGCTCGCGATGATGCAAAAGCGGGGGCAAATCGAACATTGCCTGCTTGATGGACCGCTTGCGTTAGACAACGCGGTGTCGATGGCGGCGGCGAAACATAAGCGGATTGAAAGCCAAGTGGCCGGACAGGCTGACATTTTGCTTGTGCCGGACATTGAATCCGGCAACATGCTGTACAAGTCGCTCGTCTATTTTGCCAAAGCCAAAGTCGGCGCCGTCATCGCCGGGGCGAAGGCGCCGATCGTCTTGACATCGCGCGCCGACTCAGCGGAAAGCAAATTGTATTCGCTCGCCCTTGCCATCTGTTCAGCAGCGAAATGA
- a CDS encoding YycC family protein has translation MQPLRISLETAQKLAKALGVPIEQIMHMPPHILMNKLLELEKKEKENGSS, from the coding sequence ATGCAACCGTTAAGAATTTCACTGGAAACGGCGCAAAAGCTGGCCAAAGCGCTCGGCGTGCCGATCGAGCAGATCATGCATATGCCGCCGCACATTCTCATGAACAAACTGCTTGAATTGGAGAAGAAAGAAAAAGAAAACGGTTCCTCTTAA
- the spoIVB gene encoding SpoIVB peptidase, whose product MNKETARKIAGVLLLGILTAMAFSKPLKEYWQIPKQLVLFEGDAVEFPAASLPVQAAVNDRNAPKTLNIERKNGSLSVKAKRRGHETMVLQVAGMPIKQVDVNVLPTLKVIPGGQSIGVKLNTVGVLVVGYHLIETENGKKSPGEAAGIQVGDIIIGINGQKIENMSDLSPFIEEAGKTGKPLHLKILRDQHSMTVKLVPLRDKHDDVYRIGLYIRDSAAGIGTMTFYDPKSKTYGALGHVISDMDTKKPIVVQNGQIMRSTVTSIEKGTSGNPGEKLARFSDGEEVIGTITTNSPFGIFGKLIKPLPAGPFTKPIPVALASQVKEGPAKMLTVVENDKVEQFDVEIVSTIPQKFPATKGLVIRVTDPRLLKKTGGIVQGMSGSPIIQDGKLVGAVTHVFVNDPTSGYGVHIEWMLQEAGIDLYGRQKKAS is encoded by the coding sequence TTGAATAAAGAAACGGCGCGAAAAATCGCAGGAGTGCTTCTCCTTGGCATATTGACGGCCATGGCTTTTTCCAAACCGCTGAAGGAATATTGGCAAATTCCGAAGCAGCTTGTCCTGTTTGAAGGCGATGCGGTTGAATTTCCTGCCGCTTCCCTTCCCGTGCAAGCGGCCGTCAATGACCGAAACGCTCCCAAAACGCTCAACATTGAGCGAAAAAACGGTTCTCTGTCTGTAAAGGCGAAACGCCGCGGACATGAAACGATGGTGTTGCAAGTTGCCGGAATGCCGATCAAGCAAGTGGATGTCAATGTGCTGCCGACGCTCAAAGTCATTCCCGGCGGGCAATCGATCGGTGTCAAGCTCAACACTGTCGGCGTTCTTGTCGTCGGTTACCACCTTATCGAAACCGAAAACGGGAAAAAATCGCCGGGAGAGGCAGCCGGCATTCAAGTCGGCGACATCATTATCGGCATTAACGGCCAAAAAATCGAAAACATGAGCGACCTCTCCCCTTTCATTGAGGAGGCCGGCAAAACTGGAAAACCGCTTCATCTAAAAATTCTGCGCGATCAGCACTCCATGACGGTGAAGCTCGTTCCGCTGCGAGACAAACATGACGATGTGTACCGCATCGGTCTGTACATTCGCGATTCGGCTGCCGGCATTGGGACGATGACGTTTTATGACCCTAAATCGAAAACCTATGGCGCACTTGGCCATGTCATCTCTGACATGGATACGAAAAAGCCAATTGTCGTGCAAAACGGGCAAATTATGCGTTCGACCGTTACATCGATCGAAAAAGGAACGAGCGGCAATCCAGGTGAAAAATTAGCCCGCTTTTCCGACGGTGAAGAAGTGATCGGCACGATCACCACCAACAGCCCGTTTGGCATTTTCGGCAAGCTGATCAAACCACTGCCAGCCGGACCATTCACCAAGCCGATTCCTGTCGCGCTCGCCAGCCAAGTGAAAGAAGGACCGGCAAAAATGTTGACAGTCGTGGAAAACGATAAAGTCGAACAATTTGATGTGGAAATTGTCAGCACCATTCCACAAAAATTCCCAGCAACAAAAGGGCTGGTGATCCGCGTGACCGACCCACGTCTGTTAAAGAAAACGGGGGGGATTGTCCAAGGGATGAGCGGCAGTCCGATCATCCAGGACGGAAAACTCGTCGGTGCAGTGACGCACGTTTTCGTGAACGATCCGACATCCGGCTATGGCGTCCACATTGAGTGGATGCTGCAAGAGGCAGGCATCGATCTATACGGTAGACAAAAGAAAGCGAGCTGA
- a CDS encoding DUF2627 domain-containing protein codes for MERMIALLILVIPGLGAALGIKWMRDALFGISGPLFSALWLQFLAGLALFAVGLAFIGGFLLHRDRKRNKVQARFQRKRKTP; via the coding sequence ATGGAGCGAATGATTGCGCTGTTGATTTTAGTCATTCCCGGGCTTGGAGCGGCGCTTGGCATCAAGTGGATGCGCGATGCGTTGTTTGGCATCAGCGGGCCGTTGTTTTCTGCCTTATGGCTGCAATTTCTCGCCGGGCTCGCGCTGTTTGCGGTCGGGCTGGCGTTTATCGGGGGATTTTTGCTGCACCGCGACCGGAAGCGAAACAAGGTGCAGGCGCGTTTTCAACGAAAACGAAAAACACCTTGA
- the buk gene encoding butyrate kinase, which translates to MQEQKFRILTINPGSTSTKIGVFENERPLLEKTIRHEADVLRRYKTIAGQYEFRKQTILQALDEEGINLSKLSAVCGRGGLLRPIEGGTYRVNEAMLEDLRRGYSGQHASNLGGILAHEIASALNIPAFIVDPVVVDELEPIARISGFPLIERRSIFHALNQKAVARRVAKQLGKRYDELNLIVAHMGGGITVGAHKQGRVVDVNNGLDGEGPFSPERAGTVPAGDLVALCFSGEYYREEVMRMLVGQGGLVGYLGTNDAVKVENMIEAGDEKAKLVYEAMAYQVAKEIGAASAVLAGKVDAIILTGGLAYGKSFVEQITRRVQWIANVIVHPGENELQALAEGALRVLRGEEEEKVYPGEVVSPVPARR; encoded by the coding sequence ATGCAAGAGCAGAAGTTTCGCATTTTAACGATCAATCCAGGCTCGACTTCAACGAAGATCGGCGTCTTTGAAAACGAACGGCCATTGCTGGAAAAAACGATTCGCCATGAGGCGGACGTGCTTCGGCGATATAAAACGATCGCGGGCCAATATGAATTCCGCAAGCAAACGATTTTGCAAGCGCTCGATGAAGAAGGGATCAATTTATCGAAGTTGAGCGCTGTCTGCGGCCGCGGCGGGCTCCTCCGCCCGATCGAAGGCGGAACGTACCGCGTCAATGAGGCGATGCTTGAAGATTTGCGGCGCGGATATTCGGGCCAGCACGCGTCCAACCTCGGCGGCATTTTGGCGCATGAAATCGCCTCAGCGCTCAACATTCCGGCGTTTATCGTCGACCCGGTCGTCGTCGACGAACTCGAGCCGATCGCCCGGATCAGCGGGTTTCCACTCATTGAGCGGCGCAGCATTTTTCACGCGCTAAACCAAAAAGCGGTCGCGCGCCGCGTCGCCAAACAGCTGGGCAAACGGTATGACGAACTCAACTTGATCGTCGCTCATATGGGCGGCGGGATTACGGTTGGCGCCCACAAGCAAGGAAGAGTGGTGGATGTCAACAACGGCCTTGACGGCGAAGGCCCGTTCAGCCCGGAGCGCGCCGGGACGGTGCCAGCCGGCGATTTGGTTGCTTTATGCTTCTCGGGCGAATACTACCGTGAGGAAGTGATGCGCATGCTCGTCGGCCAAGGCGGGCTTGTCGGCTACCTCGGCACGAACGATGCCGTCAAAGTGGAAAACATGATCGAAGCTGGTGATGAAAAGGCCAAGCTTGTGTATGAGGCGATGGCGTACCAAGTGGCGAAAGAAATCGGTGCGGCAAGCGCCGTGCTTGCCGGCAAAGTCGACGCTATCATTTTGACCGGCGGATTGGCGTACGGCAAATCGTTTGTGGAACAGATCACCCGCCGCGTCCAATGGATCGCCAATGTCATCGTCCATCCGGGCGAAAACGAACTGCAGGCGCTCGCTGAAGGCGCGCTTCGCGTTCTGCGCGGCGAAGAAGAGGAAAAAGTCTATCCAGGCGAGGTCGTTTCGCCGGTTCCGGCCCGGCGTTGA